A region from the Hydra vulgaris chromosome 08, alternate assembly HydraT2T_AEP genome encodes:
- the LOC136084301 gene encoding uncharacterized protein LOC136084301 — MQTPRKYGKWKVENLKKAVEAIKQGEISLNEAAYAFCIPIATLSRHINEKNKVAVANVKFHGRLTTLPNEIETELADHCLLLESMYFGLRIDDLRRLAFDIAEANNITHNFNKQTRMAGKKWYYAFMQRHPQLSLRGPESTSIARAPGFNKKRVQSFFNLLSKLYMEEKLTPDRLYKMDETSLSTVQDGQIKIISARGKKRVGIMTSSEQGNSVTAVVCVSAAGFYVPPMLIYKRKRMKPEITNGAPPGTVFSTQEKGWMSNEGFLDWLNHFIKVVKPLKQSKVLLILDGHVTHSKNLAAIYLARNAGVRMVSLPPHTTHRLQPLDVAFFGPLGTYYDEAMRKWMRSHISQPVTTWQVAELFSDAYSQAASLRIAMKEFQASELWPLDINVFTDSDFTASSFTDVGPSNNLQSSESIDGMTKLSTDKSNEKKLKCHVSVSTLSLLPVVSLEVKNKKRRSRTTQGADLTSFPYRRALDYSNIRTVLIKEYMCSIQGDQLPLLEQNGALKNQSLYPIRVRSIESNH, encoded by the coding sequence atgCAAACACCACGAAAATATGGAAAATGGAAAgtagaaaacttgaaaaaggCTGTTGAAGCAATAAAACAAGGAGAAATCAGCTTAAATGAAGCCGCTTATGCATTTTGTATTCCAATAGCAACTTTGTCAAGgcatataaatgaaaaaaacaaagttgctGTTGCAAATGTGAAATTTCATGGTCGACTTACCACCTTACCTAATGAAATCGAAACAGAACTAGCTGATCACTGTTTATTATTAGAATCAATGTACTTTGGATTAAGGATTGATGATCTTCGTCGTCTAGCATTTGATATTGCGGAAGCTAACAACATCACacataattttaacaaacaaacacgAATGGCAGGAAAAAAGTGGTATTATGCATTTATGCAAAGGCACCCACAACTGTCGCTTCGTGGGCCTGAATCAACATCAATTGCACGTGCACcaggttttaataaaaagcgAGTGCaatctttctttaatttactttcaaaGTTATACATGGAAGAAAAGTTAACTCCAGACAGACTTTATAAAATGGATGAAACTAGTTTATCAACAGTACAAGATGGtcagataaaaattattagtgcAAGGGGCAAAAAACGAGTTGGAATTATGACTAGTAGTGAACAAGGAAATTCAGTAACAGCTGTAGTTTGTGTATCTGCAGCAGGATTTTATGTTCCAccaatgttaatatataaacgCAAAAGAATGAAGCCAGAAATAACAAATGGTGCACCTCCAGGAACTGTATTTAGTACTCAAGAGAAAGGATGGATGTCAAATGAAGGTTTTTTAGATTGGCTCAATCATTTCATTAAAGTTGTTAAACctttaaaacaatcaaaagttTTGTTGATACTTGATGGTCATGTTacacattcaaaaaatttggcAGCGATATATCTAGCACGAAATGCTGGAGTGCGTATGGTATCACTACCTCCCCATACTACACACAGACTGCAACCATTAGACGTTGCGTTCTTTGGACCACTTGGTACATACTATGATGAAGCTATGCGAAAATGGATGCGGTCACATATATCACAACCAGTAACAACTTGGCAAGTTGCAGAATTATTTAGTGACGCATATAGTCAGGCAGCATCATTGAGAATTGCTATGAAAGAATTTCAGGCTAGTGAGTTGTGGCCTTTAGACATAAATGTATTCACTGATTCTGATTTTACAGCCTCTTCATTTACTGATGTTGGTCCTTCAAACAATCTTCAGTCATCTGAAAGTATAGATGGGATGACAAAACTATCTACAgataaatcaaatgaaaaaaaattaaaatgtcatgTTTCAGTTTCAACTTTGTCTCTTTTGCCAGTGGTTTCACTtgaagtaaaaaacaaaaaaagaagatcACGAACAACTCAGGGGGCTGATCTTACAAGCTTCCCATATAGACGTGCTCTAGATTATTCAAATATTAGAACTGTTCTAATTAAAGAATATATGTGTTCCATTCAAGGAGACCAGTTGCCTTTATTGGAACAAAATGGTGCcttgaaaaatcaaagtttatatCCAATAAGGGTGCGATCAATAGAGTCGAATCATTAA